The segment TTTGTAATCAGAAAATAGCTTTCTCTTCACTCTCCTCACAGTCTTTTGACAAACACCACCCAGAAATGAGGAAGTAAACAAAAAGTTTAGAGTCTTGTCTTCTCACTCAACGGGAACTGGAATTTATTAAAAACAAGACCCCTAAATTGCCATACTCTCAGAAAATCCTTTATCATTCAACGCAAAGTATGGAAAACTGCAGTAAGCATAAACACCTTATGCCATACCTCACACCGCTAAAAAGAAGAGTCTCTTTCCTCCAAATGAAAAAACAATAAAGAGAATGAGATGAAGCAAAATAAAGTGATATAAGGGAAGATAATATGAAAAAGCCAAAAATAGTAATTGACACCCAAATGTTATCAAGACCTCAAGTTACAGGAATAGGAAGGTATATAAGTGAGCTACTGCCAAGTCTACTCAAAAACGAAGATTTTGAATGGATTATAAAGCAACCCAGACCCATCAAGTTCTACAGAACACTATGGGAACATACAATCTTACCCCTCTCTGTGTTAGCTGAGAAAGCTGATATTCTATTTTGCCCCTCAAACATAGTTCCTCTATACCTTCCTAAGAATACCAAACTAGTTGTAACCATCCACGACGTAAGAGTGAAAGTATTTCCTGAAACTTTTTCAAAATGGACAAGAGCTTACTACAATCTCATCTATAGCTTTGCTTTCAGAAAAGCAGATGCTATTGTAACAGTCTCAGAATTCTCAAAAGAGGAAATAATAAAATACTTTCCAGAAGCAAAAAACAAAGTCTCTGTTATCTACAACGGGATAAACCTAGAAAAGTTCATCTTCCTAAATATTCCAAGAAAAAACCAGATCCTCTTCATAGGAGCTCTAGCAAAACACAAAAACATAGGAATAATCTTTGAAGCGTTTTCAAAGGTTATGGATGAGATCCCTCATGAACTGGTAATAGTTGGAAGCAGAGACAGTGGTATGCCCCAAGACGAAAAAGTGGAAAAAGCGCTAAAACTAATACCCAAAAATAAAATAAGATTTACAGGAAAAATCTCGGATGACGAGACAGTTAGATTATATAACGAATCTGACTTTTTCATTTTTCCTTCTATATACGAAGGGTTTGGGCTACCACTACTTGAGGCAATGGCCTGCGGATGCCCCATCATAGCATCAAACAGATCAAGTATACCAGAA is part of the Brevinematia bacterium genome and harbors:
- a CDS encoding glycosyltransferase family 1 protein is translated as MKKPKIVIDTQMLSRPQVTGIGRYISELLPSLLKNEDFEWIIKQPRPIKFYRTLWEHTILPLSVLAEKADILFCPSNIVPLYLPKNTKLVVTIHDVRVKVFPETFSKWTRAYYNLIYSFAFRKADAIVTVSEFSKEEIIKYFPEAKNKVSVIYNGINLEKFIFLNIPRKNQILFIGALAKHKNIGIIFEAFSKVMDEIPHELVIVGSRDSGMPQDEKVEKALKLIPKNKIRFTGKISDDETVRLYNESDFFIFPSIYEGFGLPLLEAMACGCPIIASNRSSIPEVCGDSALFFEAENPNELAEKILLLARNPEIKAHLRTKGLERVKNFSWTTSAEKYVELFKKLV